The proteins below are encoded in one region of Sinorhizobium meliloti:
- a CDS encoding DHA2 family efflux MFS transporter permease subunit: protein MTIPTVTPGRDISMAGGLLVAGIVLATLTEAIASTVLSLGRGDIIGDTYATPDEFAWLDVGYTAFKLIGFMAASWLMSRFDPRSLIVGSTLTMGMACGIAAITARLDLLVALRMIQGFCGGTLLVGGQAIIFLAFPRSRQPILQALFAMGSVVAPATIAPALQGWLLDSQSWTWIFFSIVPLALVAAGLLLIADAPMPARAARRPFDWIGFSLISIALFCFTYVFSQGSRWDWFEEPRILWLAVIGTATLLAFLGQQVLAKGQGLFDFTLFETEDFCFAFIVSFVAGAALFGSAFLIPSFAVSVLAFTPTDAGQLLLPSGALFIGALLIAAFLMQLRRVPPVATVPFGILMIMAAMWMLSGSTSESGAGDMMAAILLRGAGLGFLFLSITLIAFSNLNSRNLASGIGLFNTGRQLGGLIGVSALQTLIEHNVSDNLAVLGANVTAGAPAVADRLTTTAALLTAKGMDAAAASRGAASLLGRAVAGQSTVIAFDTAFNAIGLLFVIAAPVLVGIKIGLSRYAKARAEKGRAGVAAKPSGDHTLPIKRVPAS, encoded by the coding sequence ATGACCATCCCCACCGTCACGCCGGGCCGCGACATATCCATGGCAGGGGGCCTTCTCGTCGCCGGCATAGTGCTTGCGACGCTGACCGAGGCGATCGCCAGCACCGTGCTCTCGCTCGGGCGCGGCGATATCATCGGCGACACATATGCGACGCCCGACGAGTTCGCCTGGTTGGATGTCGGCTACACCGCTTTCAAGCTTATCGGGTTCATGGCCGCCTCCTGGCTGATGAGCCGCTTCGATCCGCGCAGCCTGATCGTCGGCTCGACCCTGACCATGGGCATGGCATGCGGCATTGCCGCCATAACGGCCCGGCTGGACCTCCTCGTCGCTCTTCGAATGATTCAGGGCTTTTGCGGCGGCACCCTGCTCGTCGGCGGCCAGGCGATCATCTTTCTCGCCTTTCCGCGGTCCCGTCAGCCGATCCTCCAGGCCCTGTTCGCGATGGGGTCCGTCGTCGCTCCCGCGACGATTGCCCCGGCGCTTCAGGGCTGGTTGCTCGATAGCCAGTCCTGGACATGGATCTTCTTCAGCATCGTTCCGCTGGCGCTGGTGGCTGCCGGGCTTCTGCTGATCGCGGATGCCCCGATGCCCGCACGAGCCGCGCGGCGGCCGTTTGACTGGATCGGCTTCTCCCTGATTTCCATTGCGCTTTTCTGCTTCACCTACGTCTTCAGCCAGGGCAGCCGGTGGGACTGGTTCGAGGAGCCGCGAATCCTGTGGCTGGCAGTGATCGGTACAGCCACGCTTCTGGCCTTTCTCGGTCAGCAGGTGCTCGCCAAAGGACAGGGCCTGTTCGACTTCACCCTGTTCGAAACGGAGGATTTCTGCTTCGCCTTCATCGTCAGTTTCGTCGCCGGCGCCGCATTGTTCGGGAGCGCGTTCCTGATCCCGTCCTTTGCCGTGTCCGTCCTTGCCTTCACGCCGACAGACGCCGGGCAGCTCCTGCTGCCGAGCGGGGCACTTTTCATCGGCGCGCTCCTCATCGCCGCCTTTCTCATGCAGCTCCGCCGTGTTCCTCCGGTCGCCACCGTGCCCTTCGGCATCCTGATGATCATGGCGGCGATGTGGATGCTGTCCGGGTCGACCAGCGAAAGCGGTGCGGGCGACATGATGGCAGCGATCCTTTTGCGCGGCGCCGGCCTTGGCTTCCTGTTCCTGTCGATCACCCTGATCGCCTTCAGCAATCTCAACAGCCGAAATCTCGCCTCCGGTATCGGTCTCTTCAATACGGGCCGCCAGCTCGGCGGTCTCATAGGGGTCAGCGCACTCCAGACCCTGATCGAGCACAACGTCTCCGACAATCTCGCGGTCCTCGGCGCCAACGTCACCGCAGGAGCTCCCGCCGTCGCCGATCGGCTGACGACCACCGCTGCCCTGCTAACGGCAAAAGGGATGGACGCGGCTGCCGCGAGCCGCGGGGCGGCCAGTCTTCTCGGCCGGGCCGTGGCAGGTCAGTCCACCGTGATCGCCTTCGACACCGCATTCAACGCGATCGGCCTCCTCTTCGTCATCGCCGCCCCCGTGCTGGTCGGCATCAAGATCGGCCTCTCGCGATATGCAAAAGCGCGTGCTGAAAAAGGCCGCGCCGGCGTGGCGGCCAAGCCGTCGGGTGACCACACCCTTCCGATCAAGCGCGTCCCCGCATCATAA
- a CDS encoding HlyD family secretion protein, which yields MESLEEKVAIITGARSGNGVAVARPNRKKMIGLALCLGAVVVVVAGWTWARESGAASTDNAYVRGDVTSLAPKVAGYVTAIEVEDNQAVRAGDVLFRIDDRDYRAKLAQAVANVEAAEARLTNVDAEMALQHALIRQAEAQRRSVVAELNLAAKASDRRRELIRSNTISQAHVDESDAAKSRAEANVLAASATVEAQQQRIAVLAAQREAAVAAVAQAEAARDLAGIDLESTVVRAPVGGVIGNRQVRVGRLVAPGASLLDIVPLDNVWIVANFKETQLEHIRPGQRASITIDGYPRGALEGVVDSFSPGSGSAFSLLPADNATGNFVRVVQRVPVKIRFAGNPLSGRLLPGLSARVEIDLESGS from the coding sequence ATGGAATCGCTGGAGGAGAAGGTCGCCATCATCACCGGCGCAAGGTCCGGGAACGGTGTCGCCGTGGCGCGACCCAACAGGAAAAAGATGATCGGCCTGGCGCTGTGCCTGGGGGCGGTCGTCGTCGTCGTTGCCGGGTGGACCTGGGCCCGCGAGAGCGGAGCGGCGTCGACCGACAACGCCTATGTCCGCGGGGATGTTACCTCGCTTGCCCCAAAGGTCGCAGGCTACGTCACGGCTATCGAAGTCGAGGACAACCAAGCGGTACGGGCGGGCGACGTGCTCTTCCGGATCGACGATCGGGACTACCGCGCAAAGCTTGCGCAAGCGGTGGCCAATGTCGAAGCGGCAGAGGCACGGCTGACCAACGTCGATGCGGAGATGGCGCTTCAGCATGCCCTGATCCGCCAGGCCGAAGCGCAGCGACGTTCGGTCGTGGCCGAGTTGAACCTGGCGGCCAAGGCCTCTGACCGCCGCCGCGAGCTTATCCGCAGCAACACGATCAGCCAGGCCCATGTCGACGAAAGCGACGCGGCGAAATCGAGGGCCGAGGCGAACGTGTTGGCGGCTTCCGCAACGGTGGAGGCGCAGCAGCAGCGCATCGCCGTGCTTGCCGCGCAGCGCGAAGCCGCCGTCGCTGCGGTGGCACAGGCGGAGGCCGCGCGCGACCTCGCCGGGATTGATCTGGAGAGCACCGTGGTGCGCGCCCCCGTCGGCGGCGTCATCGGCAACCGGCAGGTGCGCGTCGGCCGGCTCGTTGCGCCGGGCGCTTCCCTGCTCGATATCGTTCCGCTCGACAATGTATGGATCGTCGCGAATTTCAAGGAAACCCAGCTCGAACATATCCGGCCCGGTCAGCGCGCCAGCATCACCATCGATGGTTACCCGAGGGGAGCGCTTGAAGGCGTGGTGGACAGTTTTTCACCCGGCAGCGGCTCTGCCTTCAGCCTGCTGCCCGCAGACAACGCCACGGGCAACTTCGTCCGCGTCGTCCAGCGCGTTCCGGTGAAGATCCGGTTCGCCGGCAATCCGCTGTCGGGCCGCCTCCTGCCGGGCCTGTCAGCGCGTGTCGAGATCGATCTGGAGAGCGGTTCATGA
- a CDS encoding YbhB/YbcL family Raf kinase inhibitor-like protein, whose product MTFSLISPVFADGQPIPQKYTRFGENLFPPLKWTGTPEATQSFALIVEDPDAVSGLFRHCSIINIPGSWTELPQAVDTGPERGIKFIRNDFGNARYDGPQPPSGTGVHRYRFRLAALDAANLSIPDDVGAAEAWERACKHLIGEAEIVGTYEG is encoded by the coding sequence ATGACCTTCAGTCTGATCAGTCCCGTATTCGCCGATGGCCAGCCGATACCGCAGAAATATACCCGCTTCGGCGAGAACCTGTTCCCGCCGCTGAAATGGACGGGGACGCCCGAGGCAACGCAGAGCTTCGCGTTGATCGTCGAGGATCCCGATGCGGTGAGCGGTTTGTTCCGCCACTGCTCGATCATCAACATTCCCGGCAGCTGGACCGAGCTTCCGCAAGCGGTCGATACCGGACCCGAACGTGGGATCAAGTTCATCAGAAACGATTTCGGAAACGCCCGTTACGACGGGCCGCAGCCGCCTTCCGGAACAGGCGTGCACCGTTACCGGTTCAGGCTTGCCGCCCTCGACGCGGCCAATCTTTCGATCCCCGACGACGTGGGCGCGGCAGAAGCCTGGGAGAGGGCCTGCAAGCATCTCATCGGCGAGGCGGAGATCGTCGGCACATACGAAGGGTAG
- a CDS encoding winged helix-turn-helix domain-containing tetratricopeptide repeat protein codes for MRFMFGDYVLDQERRELTRRGQVVSVGPQVFDLLLHLVGTRDRVVSKDELLQAVWGGRIVSESTITSHINAVRKAIGDTGGEQRLIRTVARKGFRFVGDIRIGGIGEVRQPVGPGAALTASGGSGETASALVLPDKPSITVLPFQNLSGDPEQEYFADGIVEDIITALSRIRWLFVIARNSSFRYKGRAVEVKDVGRELGVRYVLEGSVRKSGNRVRITGQLIDATTGTHLWAERFEGTLDDIFELQDRMAESVVGAIAPQVERAEMERAKRKPTESLDAHDYYLRGMAKLHSGTHEAIEAALPLFYRAIELDQEFASAYAGAAWCYFWRKLNGWMVDRAEEIAEGARLARRAVELGRDDAVALTRSGHALGHLVGDLDGGIALIDRARLLNPNFAPAWFLGGFLRVFRGEPESAIEHIEHAARLSPLDQEMFRMQAGTALAHFFAGRFDSALVWAEKALGNLPSLLVAVALVAASHALAGRTEEARKTMQRLRALDPSLRVSTLRDWLPIHRPEDLARFADGLRLAGLPE; via the coding sequence GTGCGATTCATGTTTGGAGACTACGTGCTCGACCAGGAGCGCCGGGAACTCACCCGGCGCGGACAGGTCGTGTCCGTCGGACCGCAGGTCTTCGACCTCCTGCTGCATCTGGTCGGCACCCGCGACCGTGTCGTCAGCAAGGACGAGTTGCTCCAGGCGGTGTGGGGCGGCCGCATCGTCTCGGAATCGACGATCACCAGCCACATCAATGCGGTTCGCAAAGCCATCGGCGACACCGGCGGGGAGCAGCGCCTGATCCGGACGGTCGCCCGCAAGGGCTTCCGCTTCGTCGGCGACATCAGGATCGGCGGGATCGGAGAAGTCCGACAGCCCGTCGGGCCAGGCGCCGCGTTAACGGCCTCCGGCGGATCGGGAGAAACAGCCTCCGCGCTCGTCCTTCCGGACAAACCCTCCATCACCGTCCTGCCTTTTCAGAATCTCAGCGGTGATCCGGAGCAGGAATATTTCGCAGACGGCATCGTGGAGGACATCATCACGGCCCTCTCGCGCATCCGCTGGCTGTTCGTCATCGCCCGCAATTCGAGTTTTAGGTATAAAGGCCGGGCGGTGGAGGTGAAGGACGTCGGTAGGGAGCTTGGCGTGCGCTATGTGCTGGAAGGCAGCGTGCGCAAATCCGGAAACAGGGTGCGCATAACCGGGCAGCTCATCGACGCGACGACGGGGACGCATCTCTGGGCGGAGCGCTTCGAGGGCACCCTGGACGACATTTTCGAGCTGCAGGACCGGATGGCGGAAAGCGTCGTCGGCGCTATCGCACCTCAGGTCGAGCGGGCGGAAATGGAGCGCGCCAAGCGCAAGCCGACGGAAAGCCTCGACGCCCACGACTATTATCTGCGTGGAATGGCAAAACTGCACAGCGGAACCCATGAAGCAATCGAGGCGGCACTGCCCTTGTTCTATCGGGCGATCGAGCTCGATCAGGAATTTGCGTCTGCCTATGCCGGGGCCGCCTGGTGTTACTTCTGGCGCAAGTTGAATGGCTGGATGGTCGATCGGGCCGAGGAGATAGCCGAGGGCGCGCGCCTGGCGCGGCGGGCAGTGGAACTTGGCCGGGACGATGCGGTAGCGCTGACAAGAAGCGGTCACGCGCTCGGACATCTCGTCGGCGACCTGGACGGCGGCATTGCGCTCATCGACCGGGCACGGCTGCTCAACCCCAACTTCGCCCCCGCCTGGTTCCTCGGCGGCTTCCTGCGCGTTTTCCGCGGTGAACCGGAGAGTGCGATCGAGCATATCGAGCATGCCGCACGTCTGAGCCCCCTGGACCAGGAAATGTTCCGGATGCAGGCCGGAACGGCACTCGCGCATTTCTTCGCCGGTCGCTTCGACTCCGCCCTGGTCTGGGCGGAAAAGGCGCTGGGAAACCTGCCCAGCCTGCTCGTCGCGGTCGCCCTGGTGGCGGCGAGCCACGCGCTTGCCGGGCGGACGGAGGAAGCGCGAAAGACGATGCAGCGCCTGCGGGCGCTCGACCCGTCATTGCGCGTGTCCACCCTTCGGGACTGGCTGCCGATTCATCGCCCGGAAGACCTCGCCCGATTTGCGGACGGACTGCGGCTGGCCGGATTGCCCGAGTGA
- a CDS encoding SDR family oxidoreductase, whose product MKIVVIGGTGLIGSKLVQNLRERGHDVLAAAPNTGVNTITREGLAGALDGADVVVDVANAPVWEDKAVLDFFETSGRNLLAAEAAAGVRHHVALSIVGSERLPGNGYFRAKVAQENLIKASGIPYTILRATQFFEFVGGIAQAAAVGDEIRLSPALIQPIASDDVAAALAEVAVAPPVNGTLEVAGPEAIPLDELVRRFLRSTEDPRKVLPDVHARYFGAVLDDQSLTPGKNPRLGAIRFEDWLGRQAAG is encoded by the coding sequence ATGAAGATCGTCGTTATCGGAGGCACCGGCCTCATCGGATCGAAACTTGTGCAGAACCTTCGCGAGCGCGGCCACGATGTGCTCGCAGCCGCCCCCAATACGGGCGTGAACACCATCACCCGCGAGGGCCTCGCGGGGGCGCTGGACGGCGCGGATGTCGTCGTCGACGTGGCGAACGCGCCGGTGTGGGAGGACAAGGCCGTTCTCGATTTCTTCGAGACGTCGGGCCGCAACCTGCTGGCTGCTGAAGCTGCCGCCGGCGTCCGCCACCACGTGGCCCTGTCGATCGTCGGCAGCGAACGTCTTCCCGGCAACGGGTATTTCCGTGCGAAGGTCGCGCAGGAAAACCTCATCAAGGCATCCGGCATTCCCTACACCATCCTGCGTGCCACGCAATTCTTCGAGTTCGTCGGCGGCATTGCCCAGGCGGCGGCCGTCGGCGACGAGATCCGCCTGTCGCCGGCGCTGATCCAGCCGATCGCCTCCGACGACGTGGCGGCGGCGCTCGCCGAGGTCGCGGTCGCACCGCCGGTCAACGGCACGCTCGAGGTCGCCGGTCCCGAGGCGATACCGCTCGATGAACTGGTCAGGCGCTTCCTGCGGTCGACTGAGGACCCGCGCAAGGTCCTGCCCGATGTCCACGCGCGCTACTTCGGCGCCGTGCTTGACGATCAATCGCTGACCCCCGGCAAGAACCCGCGCCTCGGCGCGATCCGCTTCGAGGACTGGCTCGGCCGGCAAGCCGCGGGCTGA
- a CDS encoding cupin domain-containing protein, with protein MFTRFLSAVALAALSFTAASAGDRPAGKVTVVFDHALPNVPGKSMRGVLVEYGPGGGSPAHTHPKSAFIYATVLEGAIRSSVNGSPEKVYQVGENFYEDPGSQHEVSANASDTEPARLLAVFVLDTDETELTTPVGE; from the coding sequence ATGTTCACGCGATTCCTCTCGGCCGTTGCTCTTGCAGCACTCTCGTTCACTGCAGCCTCGGCCGGCGACCGGCCTGCCGGCAAGGTGACCGTCGTATTCGACCACGCCCTTCCGAACGTGCCCGGCAAAAGCATGAGGGGCGTCCTTGTCGAATACGGACCCGGCGGCGGTTCGCCCGCCCACACGCATCCGAAGTCTGCCTTCATTTATGCGACGGTGCTCGAAGGCGCGATCCGCAGCAGCGTCAACGGCTCCCCGGAAAAGGTCTATCAGGTCGGCGAAAACTTCTACGAAGATCCAGGCTCGCAACATGAAGTAAGTGCGAACGCCAGCGACACGGAACCTGCACGGCTGCTGGCGGTGTTCGTTCTGGACACTGACGAAACGGAACTGACCACGCCGGTCGGGGAGTGA